ATCGAATCGGCCAAAATCGACGGCGCAAGCCATCCTCGCATTTACTGGCAGATTATGATGCCGCTCTGCAAGCCGGCGATTATTACTCTTGGTTTGTTCACGTTTATCGGCAACTGGAACAACTTCTTTGGTCCGCTGATCTTCCTGAACAGCGAGAAGAAATTTACGGTTCCGCTTATTATCTCGTCCTTTAAAGGCGTATACACCGTGGATTGGGGCCTCCTAATGGCAGCTTCAACGGTAGCGATCGTACCGATTATCATCTTGTATCTGCTCACGCAAAAATATTACGTACAGGGCATCGCAATGTCCGGGATGAAAGGATAATTGCCCTGCCTGTAAAAGGAGAGCAGAAAAAGATGAAGGTTGGTATAAAAACGATCAGCGCCGCATGCGCGGCCGCTATTGCGGTGGCGGGCATCGGCTGGTGGACCGCATCGGAGCAGAGCGGGCAGGAGACCCGCTCCATCTCCCGCGATGCTTATTACGACAAGACGCTTGCGGGCATTATCGGGCAAATTGGCGGTGTGTTAACGGGATACGAATTCGTATCCGAAGATCCGCTTCCCGATGAATGGTTCGGCTGGATTCAAGGGCCCTATAGCGGCAACAGCGCTTTTATCCAGCAGCCCCAGAACGACAGGCTGTTCGAGGAACGAGGACAAGCGGTGATCGGGTCCGATGACGATTACCATATCGATTTTTTCAACCAGCATATTCTCGATGTCCACGGGCCGGACGTATCCTATTCGGATATGAAGGCGGAATGGCTGGAGCACGACGTGAGCGATTGGGGAGGCGGCGGAGCGGCCATGGCCAGCATGAAGACGTTGGACCTTCTCCCTCCTCTGACGGGCCTATCGGAGTTCAATGATTTCTACTGGGTGACGGAAGCGTATATCGAGAACGACACTTTGGGAATGAACGCTCCGGGCATGCCCGTGACGGCCGCGGAACTGACGGAGAAGTTCGCGAATATCTCCGGCGAGTATGACGCCGTCCTATGGGCTAAGCTGCAAGGCACGATGTATTCGCTTGCGTATTTCGAACCGGATGCCAGAAAAGCGCTGGATCAGGCTGCTGCGGTTTTGCCCAAGAACAGCTGGCCTTATCAGGTTTATATGAAAGTCAAAGCCTTGCATGAGGAGAATCCCGACGATTGGCGCTGGGCACAAGGCGAGCTGCGCAATTTCAAGCGAATGGTGTACGGCTGGGACAACATTCAGGTTATACCCGATATTAACAACGCCCTTGCCATGCTTGCCATCCTGTACGGCAACAACGATTACACGGAGTCGGCCAAGATTGCTTCGCTTGCGGGTTATGACGCCGATTGCACGGCCTCCTTCGTCATGGGCTTAATGGGGATCGCGAAAGGGATGGACGGCGTTCCTCAAGAGGTGAAGGATGCGATTTATGCGGATGGCCAGGGGATCTATGTCAATGACCCCGAATTTACGCCTCACTTAAACGCCAATTATCCGGAGGAGCAGAAGCTGACCGACATCGCGGCGCTGTATCGGAAGAATACGGAGCGGATGATTGTCTTCAAAGGCGGGAGCGTCGAGGGAGACCGGTATGTTCTTCCCGCAGAAAAGCTTCATGCCGCGAAGGTTGTTCCGGTCCCGAACGCCGATTTCGAGAAAGGCACGCTCGAAGGATGGACGGCCTGGAACGGAACGGATGATCCGTCTCAAATTTATGCGCAGAACAACGGTTCAGCCTTATCGGGGGATTGGATGGGGCGGATCGATGTCAACGAGGAAGTGCCGGAAGGCAAACTCTATGTCAAGCTGAGCGGACTGAAAAAAGGCCAGACCTACCGGGTCAAAGCCTATTTGACAGCCGATGACGGCCTTGAAGCAAGGTTGTTCGCCGATGAATACGGCGGTCCGTACCGGTTTGCATCGGTGAGCAATAGGGTAGGCAAATACGCCGCGCGCACCTTGCTGTTCACGGCGGATCGCCGGGCGGCAATCGTAGGATTGCATGTGCCGGCGGGGAGCAAAGGGAATTTGTCCGCCACCATTGACGACCTGACGGTAGAGCATGTAAACGCGGAAGCTTCCGTATCGGTTGAAGCCGAGGCAGCCAAGCTCACCGGATTCGAAGCCGTAAGCGGAAGTAAGGAAGAAGCATCCGGGGACCGGTACGTTCGTCTGCCGGACGGGGCATCCGGGGAAGCGATATTCCAGGATCTCGAGGTTGAGGACGCGGGAGAGTATGTCTTGATCATCCATTATGCGAATCCTTCCGGCGAGATGCCGGGCATGAAGCTTTCCGTTAACGGAGCGTCCATCGCTACCGCATGGTTCCCGCAGACGGGCGGATCGGCTATCTTCTCCGATAACCGGATGGAGCTTCCCGTTGCGCTGAAGCAAGGAAAGAACAACATCGCATTATCTTCAATCGGACAAGCTCCGTTGATCGATCGGATCGAGATTGCAACGGCTCCGAAAGCCGTGAGCAAATAAATAAAATTAGTGGAGGGAAATGCCATGCAAGACGTCAGCTTCGAACTTAAACATCCAACATTCCAGTTTTACGGACATACCTTTACGCTTTATATCCACACCTTCGAGAACGCGTACGGGCTGGACGCCGACCGCTGCCGCGTGACCCGCGACGAGAATTCCATGACGATTACGGCAGATGGCCTCACTTGGGCAAACGGTCAGGAAAAAGCGGAAGGCAGCGCGGTTATTCACGTCTATAAATCTACCGATGGCCAAAGCGTCCGCTTTCGTGTGCAAGCCAGCGCCGGCAGCAAGAAGCTCCGCAGCGTGAAGCTTCTGCTGGAAGGAATCGCGGACGGCGAGGTTATTAATCTCCGCGAAACGCCTTCCAAAGCCATTGAAGGCTCCGGCCTGCTGCTCCATTATCCGGAAGGCTGGCGCAACTTATATACGCCGCTTGTTGTCATGAAGACATCGGAGGACCGCTTGTTCTATTACCGCTCGCTTGACTCCACCGTTCGCGACAAACGGTTTGCTTTCCTACGAACAGCCAAGGGACTGACGGCAGAGTTAATCTTCGAGGAAGACGCGGTACGGATGCAAAACGAGGTCGTTGTCCCGGAATGGGAAATCGGAGAGTGCCCGTCCTTGGAAGCGATCAGCGCTTTGCATCACCGGGAAACGGAGAAGCATTATGATCTGGAGCCATGGGAGACCAGACAAGACGTGCCCGCATGGGCGCGCGAGATTTCGCTGGTAGCCGCGATTCATATGCAGCATTGGAACGGGTATATCTTCAATGACTACAAGAAAACCGGGGATACGCTGGAATGGCTTGCCGAGCGTATGGATCCCAAACGGATTCTCGCTTATTTGCCAGGGTGGGAAGGCCGTTATTACTGGCAATACGGCGATTTCCGCCCCGATCCGCGTATGGGCGGCGAAGCGGGTTTTGAGGAACTGATGAGCAGAGCCAAGAAGCTTGGCATCCGCGTCATGCCGATGTTCGGGATGAACGTCGTGAATCCGGGTCTCGAGAATTTCGAGCAATGGGGAGCTCCATCCCGCGCGCATACGGCTGGCGGATTCCCGATTACGGGTTCGGTTGACTGGGACGGATCGAGGCATTACGACCATGCTTCCAATGCGTTTCTTAATCCCGGAGCGCCGGGATGGCAGAACCGCCTTGCCGGACAAATCGGCAAGCTGATGGATCGTTACGGCTTTGACGGCGTCTTCCTCGACATATCGGCGGCTTGGATGAATGACCCTTATTACCACTATTATGAAGGCTTCATAGAGCTTTGCCGCAAGATTCGCGAGAACCGGCCGGATTGCCTTATCGCGGGCGAAGGCTGGTACGACGCAGCCGGACTTGGCACGCCGCTTATGCAGTCCGGCCATACGGACGGAGTCATGCATTGGCATGACGAGCCTTATGCTCCATTATTCGAAACGTACAACCGCAGCTTTGGCCATTTATGTCTTGGCGCACCGGGCAAAGGCTCTACCGGCGTGCATGAACATGGATATAATCCGGATTACAGACGCGCGCCAATTCGCAAAGCCATCATTCCGACCGTTACCATAGTGGACGATACGCTGGAGACGGCAGCCGATGAGGTTGAATCCATTATTGCTGACGCCAAAAGCTATGCAGACCAATTCCTGACGATTACGAAATAGAGGAGTCTAAAGCCATGACAATAAAAATCAAACGCAAACCAACAACGCCGGTTCCTAATCTGGCTCCGCTAAGACCAGCAGCCTTAATGAGCTTGCCGCTTGGCGCGATACGCCCGAAAGGCTGGCTGAAGGATCAGCTGCAAATCCAGCTGAACGGCTTTACCGGCAAGCTGCCGGAACATTGGGAGGACCTGAACGCGAACAGCGGATGGCTGGGCGGCAGCGGCGAAAGCTGGGAACGGGGACCTTATTATGTGGACGGACTGCTCCCGCTGGCTTACGCCTTGCAGGATGAAGCCTTAATCGATAAAGCGCAGGCATGGATCGAATGGACGCTTGGCAGCCAGCGCGAAGACGGGCAATTCGGACCATCCACCAATGACGACTGGTGGAGCCGCATGGTCATGGCGAAGGTGCTTACCCAGCATCAGGAAGCAACGGGCGATGAGCGGGTAATCCCGTTTCTGCTGAACTACTTCCGTTATCAAGCCGCGCATATTGACAAGCGGCCGTTAACCGACTGGGCAGAAGCGCGCGGCGCCGAGAACGTGCTCATCCTTCAGTGGCTGTATAACCGGACGGGCGAGGCTTTCTTGCTGGAGCTTGCGGAAAAGACGCAGAAGCAGACCTTAGGCTGGACCGAAATTTTCTCGAACTTTCCGTACTGGCGCTACCAGACCAAGTTTGATCACCGCGTCCATGTCGTGAACGTCCTGATGGCGCTCAAGGAACCCGCGCTCCGCTATTTGCAGACTGGCGATGCCAAGCATAGCGAAGCGCCTTACCGCGGTATTGAGAGTCTCATGAAATATCACGGACAGGTTCACGGTCTTTGCTCGGGGGATGAGTGGCTGGCAGGAACAAGCCCCACGCAAGGCGTTGAATTATGCGCGGTCGTGGAATATATGTTTACGCTGGAACAGCTCGTACGAATTTATGGCGACGGCTACTTTGCCGATATATTGGAAAAGGTGTCCTTTAACGCACTCCCTGCAACAATCTCCGCGGATTGGACGAGCCGGCAGTATGTGCAGCAAGCCAATCAGATCAAGTGCACGCAGGAGCACCGCAATTGGACGGAAAACCGCGATGACGCCAATATGTTCGGGCTGGAACCAAACTTCGGCTGCTGCACGGCCAACATGCATCAAGGCTGGCCGAAGCTTGCCGCGCATCTGTGGATGGCTACGCCTGATGGCGGTCTTGCCGCCATCTCTTACGCTGCATGCGAGGTAACGGCAACCGTGGCTGATGGCGTGGAAGCAACCGTTAAAGTCGCGTCCAGCTATCCGTTCGAAGAAGGCGTTCAACTATCGGTTCAACTGTCCGAACCCGCCGTATTTCCGCTGAAGCTCCGCATTCCTGCATGGTGCAAGGAGCCTGCGGTCATTGTGAACGGAGAGGTTCAGGAGCTGGACGTTCAAGCCGGATTCGCAACCATTGAACGGTTATGGCATTCCGACGACAACGTGATGGTGCTGCTGCCGATGAACGTGCAAGTTGACCGCCGCGGCAATGATGCCGTCAGTTTGTCGAGAGGACCTCTCGTATACGCATTGCCTATCGCCGAACGTTGGTATAAGCGCTATGGCAGCCTGCCATTTGCCGACTGGGAAGTGTTCCCGGATGATAACAGCGCATGGAATTACGGTCTGCTTCTGGATGGTGCCAATGTCGATCAGGCTTTCGAAATCAAGAAAAGTCCGATGACGCGGCAGCCGTTCCTTGCTCAGAATGCCCCGGTAAGATTAATCGGCAAAGGGCGGCGAATTCCGGAGTGGAAGGAAGAGCAGCATTCGGCGGGCGAGCTGCCGTTAAGCCCGGTCAAATCATCCGAGCAGGTGGAGACCATCGAGCTTGTGCCATATGGCAGCGCAAGGCTTCGCATTGCGGAATTCCCGGTCTTATCGGAATAAAATAGCATGATCCTAAGCTCCTGCCGAGCCAATTGGCCGGAGCTTTCGGCAGGTTGATACCTATAAAAGGATGCCACGTTTATCATCCATTAATAAGAAAAGCTGCTGGGGGAGCGCGATCGGGATCCTCCAGCAGTTTTTTTGCATGCGGCAGCCAAGAGACTACCGGTAAGTATGCTTGATAGCGCTGCGGTACAAATGGGGCGTTACCCCTTTATGCCTCTTAAACAGCTGGGAGAAATACGGCGCGCTAAAGCCGCCAATCATTCGACCGATTTCGTTAATGGAATAATCCGTATTCTCAAGCAGCGCGCAAGCTTCGCGAATCCGGCGTCCGGCCACGTAATCGGAAATGGTCATTCCGGTCTGCTGCTTGAATAAGTGCGATATATGGTATGAGGATAAATGAAGCTCCCGGGACAGGGATTCCAGTGAAATCGTCTGACGGTAGTGCGTTTCGATCCAGTCTAGTATTTTCTCGACGTGGCCGGAGTTTTTATCCATAGAGGCATGCGTATCTCCTGATTCAAATACATGCAGTTGAAGATGCTTAATCAGGGATAGAAGAAAAAGCACCCGATCCTCTACGCTTGGCTCGCCTCCGGTAAGAGTTCGCATTTTATCATAGTCCGACAGCAAATTCGCTAAAGTCTTGTCTTCGCAAAACGTAAATACCTGGCGCCTGAGCAAACCGTACATTAATCTTCGCAGAAAAGCTTGCATTTTGGGATATGGCTGCAGGTAGGGATCCAATATGCGGGCATCAAAGGTCAGGTTGGTTCTTATATAGGTAGCGCCTTCCTTTAACGGAACGTCTACTTTATGAAGCTGGTAGGGCTGAAAACAAAACAACATGTTATCCTCAAGCTTATACTGCTGGCTTTCAAGCGTTACCGTGCCGGATCCTTCGTGGATGTACAGCAGCTCAATCCCTTGATGCGCATGCAGCATCAGCCAATTCTCGTTGCGGGTTTCATATCTATGAGTAAAGGAAAAAGCGTTAGCACCAAGATCCATAGGCTGAACAATTGTTGGCATAACGTACCTCCCGGCAGGGCTAAAATCGCAATTTAGCTACATTATAGCACAACTTGCCTTAAGCCTAAGAGATTTATAATGAGGCTATAAACCTTATCGGGAGGGCATCGAAATGTGGAAGAAAGCCATTGAAGATACGCTGCAAGTTACTAGAGCCAATATCGAACGGTTTGGAAGCAAGTTCCCGCATGTTAGCGAAAACAGCAGCGGCCAATACGTACTTATTGAAAATGAAGGCTGGACGGAGGGCTTCTGGCCCGGAATTCTGTGGCTGAGCTATGAGTATTCCGGAGACCGGGCTTACCGGGAAGCAGCCGTACAGACGGTTAATAGTCTTGGTAAGCGGCTCGAGAACAACCTGAGTCTGGATCATCACGACATCGGCTTCTTGTATTCCTTGTCCTCGAAGGCTCAATGGATTTTAGAGAAAGACGAAGCTGCCAAGCAAATAACGATAGATGCCGCCAAAGTACTGATGAAGCGCTGGCGCGAAAATATGAATATTTTGCAGGCCTGGGGACCAAAGGATGATCCTATTAACGGCGGCCGTATTATAATTGACTGTATGATGAACCTGCCGCTGCTGCACTGGGCTTATCTGCAGACCGGGGACAAGTCGTTCAGAGAGGCCGCGGAGCAGCATACGGAGATGAGCCGCCGCTTCCTTGTACGCGGAGACGATTCCTCTTACCATACCTTCTGGTTTAATCCCGAGACCGGCGATTCCAACCGGGGAGGAACCCATCAAGGCTTTAAAGACGGTTCGACCTGGACGCGCGGGCAGGCGTGGGGGATCTACGGCTTTGCGTTAGCTTATCGTTATTTGCGTAAGCCGGAGTATCTGGAGACGGCCAAGCGGCTTGCCATCTATTTTGCAGATCGTATTCCGGAAGATGGCGTAGTGTATTGGGACTTTGACGCGCCTCAAGTGCCTGAGACCAAAAGAGACAGCTCAGCTTCGGCTATCGCGGCATCCGGCATGCTGGAGATTTGCGGCTTCCTGCCCGACAATGATCCCGTGTACAAAAAGCTGATGCAAGCGGTAAACCGCTCCATGGAAGGACTCGTCAGCCATTACTCGACGAATGGAGAGAAAGAAGCGGAAGGCTTCTTGAACCGCGGTTCATATTCCGTACGCACAAATACATCGCCGGACGATTATACGATTTGGGGCGATTATTTCTACCTCGAAGCGCTGATGCGCCTTGATAAAGGCATCCCGGGTTACTGGTACGAACGTTAGACTTAATTAAAATGGCAATAAAGACAAGACAGCAGGGGGCAAAAACGATGGCTGAAGTTAAGAAGGATCGGGAGCAGTGGATAGAGTGGATGCTTCGAATCGGAAGACCGGTACTGGAGGCTTTAGCAGAACGCAAGCTGAAGGAAAGGATGCCGGTTCAAGCGATAACAGATGACCGCAACGAATATACATACCTGGAGGCCGTGGGGCGCTTGCTTACGGGAATGGCTCCCTGGTTCGAACTGACTGGATTATCGGGCGAAGAGGAGGAGCATCGAAGCGGGATGGCGCAATTGGCAAGAGCAGCTATCGATGCGGCAACGGATCCAACTTCGCCGGACTATATGAACTTCGCCAGCGGCTATCAGCCGGTTGTGGATACCGCCTTTTTGTCCCATGCCCTTGTCCGGGCACCGCAAGAACTGCTGAGTAAGCTTGATGACCGAGTAAAGCAAAATGTAGTCAGCTGCTTGAAGGCGACCAGGTCAAGAAAACCGTTCTATAATAATTGGCTGTTATTCGCAGCCATGACCGAAACGGCATTGTACTTGCTCGGCGAGGAATGGGATGCGATGCGTATCGATTATGCCCTCAAGAAGCATCAGGAATGGTATTTGGGCGATGGAGTATATGGGGATGGACCGGAATTTCATGGGGACTATTACAACGGATTCGTCATTCAACCGATGCTGGTCGATATTCTTCGGACGGTAGGACCGGAAATGCCGGAATGGGAGCAATTAACGACTGTTGTCATCCGCCGGGCGGCCCGCCATGCGGCGCAGCAGGAGCGCTTGATCTCTCCGGAAGGCACTTTCCCGCCGATCGGGCGCTCGCTAGCTTACCGGTTTGGTGCATTCCAACTGTTGTCGCAGGCCGTGCTTCAAGGCTGGCTTCCGGAAGACATCGCACCTAACCAGGTTAGGTGTGCGCTGACGGCGGTTATCCGCCGAATGATTGAGATGCCTGGAACCTTTGATGAGGAAGGCTGGCTGCGGATCGGATTCTGTGGCGACCAAGAGGAGATTGGCGAAGGGTACATTTCGACAGGCAGCTTGTATTTATGCTCCGCCGTATTCCTGCCCCTTGGCTTGCAGCCGGATCACCCGTTCTGGCTAGGTGAAGCGGACTGGACTTCCAAGAAAGCATGGTCCGGACAGCCGTTTCCCATAGATAAGGCACTTAAATAATAGATGTTAAAAAAACCCCCGGTTCTCGCAAGCTGCGAAAACCGGGGGTTTTGCTTACCCTTGCTTCAAACGAAGCATCATCGTCCAGAGATCAGGCGTCTCGTAACCGAGTCGCCAGGCGGCAACGCCGGCGAGGTCGTATTTTATCGCCAGGTTAATCCGTGCTTGCACGCTGCTCACGGTCTCTGCCCAGAATACATAGGTGAAGCCGTCCTTCACGTATTTGTATTTGGTCTGGCCAGGTGTAGCAGGATCGGAGACGCCAACGGCATTCGTGTCAGCGATCAGCTTCGGAATGTCGCTCATCAGGACAGCGCGGTTGCTGACGAGATTGCCGGAGCCGTCAAGCTTCCATTCCCGCACATAGAACGGAATGCCCAACATTAGCTTGCTGCGGGGTACGCCGTACGCGAGGAACTGTTGAACGCCTTTTTCCACCCATGGCAGGCTGGCTACGGAACCCGCCGTTGAGCTTCCGCTCCAATGCTCGTCATACGCCATAATCATGATCGTGTCCACCACTTGAGCAAGCGCGGCATGATCGTAGGCGGTCAGATGATCCCAGCTGACATCGCCGCGCGGCAGGTCGATGGAGACCTTCAGCCCTTTGGCATGCGCAGCTTTCGTTAGAGCGGTAACAAAAGCGGTGTATCCAGCCCGGTCCGTGCCGGCAACTTCTTCGAAGTCGATGTTTACTCCGAATACGCCCAAGGTATCAAGCTTTGTTACCAGACTCGAGATGAATTGCTGCTGAGCATTCGAGTTCGCAAGGAAAGCCGTTGTCATCTGTTTATCGAAGTCGTTCGACACAAGCGGCATCACCTGAATGCCCTGCGCCTTCAGCGTAGTTACTATCGACGGATCCGACAGGTCCGTTAATGCACCGCTGCTATCCTTGAGCTCGAACCAAGATGGGGAGTCGATGGATAGACCTTGCGTCTTCGATGTTTGATTCAGAATCGTCTGGCTGTTGGATGAACCATTCCATGCCAGATAGACAAGACTTTTGGTGTTGCTCCACAATTTGCGGCCGTCTGCATTGATGACATAGCTGTTGGAATAGCTTTTCGCATAAGCGACAGCCGATGCGCGGGTAAAGAACGACTTCAATTTGTTATTGCCCTGATAGACCGAGAGATAAGGCACGCTAGTCCACCAGGTTGTTCCGTTATGTTTCACTTCGGAGTTTCCGAAATATTTGGCATATTGCAAAGCAGGCTGCAGAGCGATAAAGGATTTGATCGTTTTACCGCTTTGCTGAACATCGTAAGTCGGCACATTGGAATGCACGATTAGTCCGGATACCTCATTTACAACGGTGCTGTTTGGAATAGCTGCAGCTGCTTTTATCGCATCGTACAGAAAAGCATACGTTTTAGTCCCATCCACCGGTACCTGATCTACTTTAATGGTGTAGACCGGGCTGCCGCTCCGTATTTTTTTCTCCGTAGCATCCGTCATGTTGTCCCAGATCCAGCTATTCGAGCCGAGATCCATAATATGGGCGTTTGTCCAGCGCTTAGCTTCCTGTTTGGCTGCATCGAGGGTCGTATAACCCCAACTCGCATTTGTTTTGTCGCCTTGATAGAGCTGATATTTCGGATAGGATTGATAAATCCAGCCCGGGCTTTCCAGATCCCGGATATGTACGCCTTTCATCTTCTTGGCTGCGGCCATTGCCTCGTTGTACGTGCGGTATTCCCATTTGGTGCTGGAAGTGCCGCCTTGATAGATTTTGTACTTGGGCAGGTTGTCCCACACCCACTCACGGCCCGTAATCGCTTCCACATGACTGTACTCGAAACTCGACGCGTAAGCAATCGCCTGTTTATCGGTAGCAAATTCACGCAATGCACGATCGTTCTGATAGACGCGATACTTGGTCATTGTGCCGGAAACCGGGCTGGCTGCCATGCTGATCGCGGATGTCCCAATGGTTTGGGCAACGAACAGGAGCAGAATTGCCGCCGATAGTTTTTTGAACATGTTTTTTTATCACTCTCCTCTCAAAGTCTACTAATTTAGACGCAATTGGGAGGGATAGGTTGCGATGAATTTCAGCTGGCTTTCAGGTGTAAATAATGGCAAACGTTTTGCAAACCTCGGGAGGGACGGATAAAAGAGGTGGAAAAGAATAACAATAAGGGCATGTAGGGAAAATCTGGATGAGGTGATGGCATGGCACAGCTGTTCGAACGGCTGGACCTGAAGGAGTGGCTAGATGGGGATAGTGTAGAACCGGTGGAGCTGGAAAAGAGCCTCCGGGAAGTGTGGGGCGTCAACCGGTATCTTGGCGGAAATCCGGCTTTGTTTGTTCATTTGGAAAGGCTGATGCGCAAGCTGGCGCCAAGCGAACCGGTACGGGTATTGGATGTGGCCACGGGTCTCGCGGATCTTCCGGTTGCTTTCGTTGACTGGTGCAAAAAAAGAGGAAGGAGCGTCTCGCTTGTCGCCGTGGACAACCATCCGCAAATCGTGCAGCTGGCTACTCGCCGTACGGATGCGCATCCATCCATTGAAGTCTTGCATGCGGACGCAACCGCATTGCCTTTTGCAGACCGCAGCTTTGATCTGGCCTTTTGCAATCTCGCCTTGCATCATCTGGATGAGCAATCGGCCATTAAGCTGTTCGCCGAAATGGCCCGCGTGACCCGCGCAGGCTGGGTAGTCACGGATCTGGAAAGGCATCGACTCGCTTATCTGGCAGCCAAGCTGCTGGCCAAATTCGTATGGAAGAGCCCGGTAACGAGACATGACGGACCGCTGTCGGTCATGCGCTCCTTCACTCCGCAGGAGACGCGGCGGCTGGTTGAGCTTGCTGGCGTAAACGCTGCGGTACATAAACATTTTCCGTTCCGGCTAGCCGTGGTTGGCCATGAATAGCTATGACGTCATAGTTGTAGGTGCCGGGCCCTCCGGCAGCGCATCCGCCAAAATGCTGGCTGCCAGCGGGGTTCGCATATTAATGCTGGATGCGGAAGCCTTCCCGCGGCGCAAGCCTTGCGGCGAGTCTTTGAATCCGGGCGCGGTTGCCGCCCTTGGGAGAATAACGGGGTACTCGCATGTTCAGGAGGCCTTTGATTTCACGTCCAGTCCGATTCAAGGCTGGAAAGTAAGCAGCGGACGAGCTTCGCTAGAAGCCGTATATCCGGAAGGCCATTATGGAGTGGGATGCCGCAGAGAACAGGTCGATCTATGGCTTGCCGAGCAGGCCAGCCGCGCGGGTGCGGTATTCGAACAACGAACGAAAGTGGAGCGCCTGATCTGGGAAGGAGAGCGGGTGGCTGGCGTAATCGCCCGCTCCCCGGAAGGCAAGCCGATGTCCATACGCGCCTCCCTTGTCATTGGAAGTGACGGCCTGCGGTCGGTTGTGGCGAGAAACGCCAAGGTGAACCGGTACGGATCGCTCCGCAAAGCTGCTTTTACGGCGCGTTTGAATGGGGTGCGAGGATTAAATGGCAGGGTCGAGCTGTTTACGGCCGGCGAAGGAAAAGTCATAGGCCTCGCCCCGATTGGCGCCGGGCTGGCGAATATGACCGTTGTGCTTGGCAGCGCCAAGGCGGCTTCATTAGCGGACAAAGACCGTCTCGGCATAGTCCTCCGCGAGGCGAGGGCTGTGCCGGAGCTGACGGAACGGCTGAGGGATGCGGAAATCGAAGACGGCGTGCTGGCATGCGGCCCCTTCGACAGACCGGTTATTCCTCATGACATAGCGGGTATGGTTCTGCTCGGCGATGCGGCGGGTTATTACG
This region of Paenibacillus sp. JDR-2 genomic DNA includes:
- a CDS encoding beta-L-arabinofuranosidase domain-containing protein produces the protein MTIKIKRKPTTPVPNLAPLRPAALMSLPLGAIRPKGWLKDQLQIQLNGFTGKLPEHWEDLNANSGWLGGSGESWERGPYYVDGLLPLAYALQDEALIDKAQAWIEWTLGSQREDGQFGPSTNDDWWSRMVMAKVLTQHQEATGDERVIPFLLNYFRYQAAHIDKRPLTDWAEARGAENVLILQWLYNRTGEAFLLELAEKTQKQTLGWTEIFSNFPYWRYQTKFDHRVHVVNVLMALKEPALRYLQTGDAKHSEAPYRGIESLMKYHGQVHGLCSGDEWLAGTSPTQGVELCAVVEYMFTLEQLVRIYGDGYFADILEKVSFNALPATISADWTSRQYVQQANQIKCTQEHRNWTENRDDANMFGLEPNFGCCTANMHQGWPKLAAHLWMATPDGGLAAISYAACEVTATVADGVEATVKVASSYPFEEGVQLSVQLSEPAVFPLKLRIPAWCKEPAVIVNGEVQELDVQAGFATIERLWHSDDNVMVLLPMNVQVDRRGNDAVSLSRGPLVYALPIAERWYKRYGSLPFADWEVFPDDNSAWNYGLLLDGANVDQAFEIKKSPMTRQPFLAQNAPVRLIGKGRRIPEWKEEQHSAGELPLSPVKSSEQVETIELVPYGSARLRIAEFPVLSE
- a CDS encoding ADP-ribosylglycohydrolase family protein, whose translation is MKVGIKTISAACAAAIAVAGIGWWTASEQSGQETRSISRDAYYDKTLAGIIGQIGGVLTGYEFVSEDPLPDEWFGWIQGPYSGNSAFIQQPQNDRLFEERGQAVIGSDDDYHIDFFNQHILDVHGPDVSYSDMKAEWLEHDVSDWGGGGAAMASMKTLDLLPPLTGLSEFNDFYWVTEAYIENDTLGMNAPGMPVTAAELTEKFANISGEYDAVLWAKLQGTMYSLAYFEPDARKALDQAAAVLPKNSWPYQVYMKVKALHEENPDDWRWAQGELRNFKRMVYGWDNIQVIPDINNALAMLAILYGNNDYTESAKIASLAGYDADCTASFVMGLMGIAKGMDGVPQEVKDAIYADGQGIYVNDPEFTPHLNANYPEEQKLTDIAALYRKNTERMIVFKGGSVEGDRYVLPAEKLHAAKVVPVPNADFEKGTLEGWTAWNGTDDPSQIYAQNNGSALSGDWMGRIDVNEEVPEGKLYVKLSGLKKGQTYRVKAYLTADDGLEARLFADEYGGPYRFASVSNRVGKYAARTLLFTADRRAAIVGLHVPAGSKGNLSATIDDLTVEHVNAEASVSVEAEAAKLTGFEAVSGSKEEASGDRYVRLPDGASGEAIFQDLEVEDAGEYVLIIHYANPSGEMPGMKLSVNGASIATAWFPQTGGSAIFSDNRMELPVALKQGKNNIALSSIGQAPLIDRIEIATAPKAVSK
- a CDS encoding DUF6259 domain-containing protein, which encodes MQDVSFELKHPTFQFYGHTFTLYIHTFENAYGLDADRCRVTRDENSMTITADGLTWANGQEKAEGSAVIHVYKSTDGQSVRFRVQASAGSKKLRSVKLLLEGIADGEVINLRETPSKAIEGSGLLLHYPEGWRNLYTPLVVMKTSEDRLFYYRSLDSTVRDKRFAFLRTAKGLTAELIFEEDAVRMQNEVVVPEWEIGECPSLEAISALHHRETEKHYDLEPWETRQDVPAWAREISLVAAIHMQHWNGYIFNDYKKTGDTLEWLAERMDPKRILAYLPGWEGRYYWQYGDFRPDPRMGGEAGFEELMSRAKKLGIRVMPMFGMNVVNPGLENFEQWGAPSRAHTAGGFPITGSVDWDGSRHYDHASNAFLNPGAPGWQNRLAGQIGKLMDRYGFDGVFLDISAAWMNDPYYHYYEGFIELCRKIRENRPDCLIAGEGWYDAAGLGTPLMQSGHTDGVMHWHDEPYAPLFETYNRSFGHLCLGAPGKGSTGVHEHGYNPDYRRAPIRKAIIPTVTIVDDTLETAADEVESIIADAKSYADQFLTITK
- a CDS encoding glycoside hydrolase family 88 protein; the protein is MWKKAIEDTLQVTRANIERFGSKFPHVSENSSGQYVLIENEGWTEGFWPGILWLSYEYSGDRAYREAAVQTVNSLGKRLENNLSLDHHDIGFLYSLSSKAQWILEKDEAAKQITIDAAKVLMKRWRENMNILQAWGPKDDPINGGRIIIDCMMNLPLLHWAYLQTGDKSFREAAEQHTEMSRRFLVRGDDSSYHTFWFNPETGDSNRGGTHQGFKDGSTWTRGQAWGIYGFALAYRYLRKPEYLETAKRLAIYFADRIPEDGVVYWDFDAPQVPETKRDSSASAIAASGMLEICGFLPDNDPVYKKLMQAVNRSMEGLVSHYSTNGEKEAEGFLNRGSYSVRTNTSPDDYTIWGDYFYLEALMRLDKGIPGYWYER
- a CDS encoding AraC family transcriptional regulator codes for the protein MPTIVQPMDLGANAFSFTHRYETRNENWLMLHAHQGIELLYIHEGSGTVTLESQQYKLEDNMLFCFQPYQLHKVDVPLKEGATYIRTNLTFDARILDPYLQPYPKMQAFLRRLMYGLLRRQVFTFCEDKTLANLLSDYDKMRTLTGGEPSVEDRVLFLLSLIKHLQLHVFESGDTHASMDKNSGHVEKILDWIETHYRQTISLESLSRELHLSSYHISHLFKQQTGMTISDYVAGRRIREACALLENTDYSINEIGRMIGGFSAPYFSQLFKRHKGVTPHLYRSAIKHTYR